One Bacillus sp. SM2101 genomic window, TATTTTGAAAATTGAAGACATGTCGAAGATCGGGCTATTAGTGTTGCAAAATGGTACGTTTAATGGAAAGAAAATCGTATCCTCACAGTGGATAAAAGAAGCTACAACTCCACACTTATGTACATATGATTACATTGGACATTATGGGATGCACTGGTGGGTGAATAAATTAGACGAGGAACAAGAATTTTCATATGATAATACTTTTTACTTCGCACTAGGTTTTGGAGGGCAATATATAATTATTTCTCCACCAATAAATCTTGTAGTTACAATAGCTAGTGAGACGTATGATGATAGTTTCAAGCCAATGAAAATTATTCGTAATATCGTGTTAGACAATAAATTGGGAGTAAATGAAATCTAAAATAGATGGCATGAATGCCTAACACGGAGAAACAAATATCATTATGATAAACAATGATTAATAAATCGCTTAGTTCTAAGGTAAACTTAGCTTACTATTGGATTACATGAAAATGTTATTTACAACTTGGCGCATTTTTATAAATAATACTGAAAAGCGTCTTTAATTATATTGAGGTACATTTCTTTACAGAAATAAGTATTCTATTAGTTCATAGTTTATTGAACAAAGATGTCGAAGTTATAAGTAGAGGATGTGGCGCCTTTAGAATTTCCTATTACTTTTTCAAGATATTTGATAGAACGGTATACACCATCTTTTATACCTAGATTAAAACTACTTTCATAAAGCATTGATTAACACAAAAGCATCTAATGGAAAATAATTTATTTTTCATTAGATGCTTTACTTTTATGAGGACTGATTGGACAGCCTCTTTCACTTAGTATATTGGTACATTATTTCTTATTTTTTTAAATCTTCAATAGAATCAATATCCATGTAGGCAGGTACAACTAGCCCAATTTTCGTTCCCTCTAGATTTGCTCCTAAATCTTCGAAGTCACCTTCATACTTATTGTAGTAGTCCTCATGAGTTGATGGTAACCATCCAGCTACATGAGCATCTACACTACCATCTGCAACACCCGTCCACATAGGTCCAGCTTCCACTTGACGTAAGGTTACATCATACCCTGCATCGGATAAAACTTTACTAACAACATTGGTACTAGCAATTTCACTAGCCCAAGCAACATAGGCAATCTCAATTTCATCACCATCAACAGGTTTTATACCCTCAGTCCATTTTTCTACATTTTCTTTATTTTCCTCAACCCATTTAGAAGCAGCTTCCTCTGGTTTCATACCTTCCTCAATCATCACCATTACGTTTTCCATATCTTCTGAAGTCCAATTAAATTGGTCAAGAATTTGATAAGCAACTGGATGATCTTCTTTAAGGCCAGTTCTTACAATTGTATGAATAGATTCAGCTTCACCATATATTCCCTTAGGGTCTTCTAGGTATTTTAGATCAAACTTAGAGAACTTCCAATGTGGTGTCCAACCAGTGACGATGATAGGTTCTTCTTTTTCGTAAGCTTTTTTCAAAGCGGCGGTCATGGCTGCCCCAGAGCCTTCAATTAAATCCCAGTCTTCAAGTTCATATTGCTCAATTACCTCAGCTGTGGATTTCATCAATCCAGCTCCTGGATCAATACCCACAATTTCAAAGTCAACACTTTCTCCTACTGAAGATGCTGCATTCTCTTCAGTTTTATCTTTGTCATCTGCACCTCCACAAGCGGCTAAGCTTGCGATCACGGTAACAGCTAGTAAAAATAGAGACCATTTTTTAAACATTACATTCTTCCTCCTTGTTTGTTTTTTCCTATATTTTGGGTTAATCTATCAAGGATAATAGCAATAATAACAATAGATATTCCTGCTTCAAAGCCCATCCCTGTTTGAATTTGTGTAACAGCTCGATAGACTTCAGCTCCTAATCCGGGAGCTCCTACCATCGAAGAAATGACAACCATTGATAAAGATAACATGATACTCTGATTCACTCCCGCCATGATGGTTGGCATTGCTAATGGTAATTGTACTTTCAATAATCGTTGCCTTGTAGTAGAACCAAAGGCGTGTGTGGCTTCAATTAAATCATTTGGAACCTGCTTAATTCCTAGAGTAGTTAGTCGAATGGCAGGTGGCATAGCAAAAATAACAGAAGCCACAATCCCTGGGACCACACCAATATTAAAGAAAAATATAGCAGGTATTAAATATACAAATGCAGGCATCGTTTGCATTAAATCTAATATTGGGGTAATAACTCTATTTACTGTATTGTTTTGCGAGGCCCAAATTCCTATGGGAATCCCAACGATGATGGAGATCGCAACAGATGTGAGGACGAGAGAGAGAGTTTCCAACATCTCAGCCCAATATCCTAAGTTATCAATAAGTAATAGTCCAAATAAAGTAAATATCCCTAGTTTCCAGTTTCCAATTTTCCATGCAAATAAAGTAAAAATGAGCATGAGGAGGAAGGTACTTATAGCTTCATTTCCTCCAATATTTACGAAGTCTAGTTCAAGTACTTGTACAATTGCATCCACAAGCCATTCTAGCCCTTCTGATAGAGCTTCAAAAAAACCTTCGAAATGATTGGTTAGCCATTCGACTGTTACATCTACCCAATCAGCTAAAGGCAATCTAGGCATTTTCATAGGCAATCGCCTCCTTATAAAAGCTAGTGCTCACTGTTTATGTGTTCATCGTTACCTGCAAGTCCTCCAAGGACTGCTCCTCGGATAAGAATGCCAGAAATAACATTCTCCTCGTTTACTACAGCCATAGGTAAGCTAGTTGTAGCCATAAGCTCCAACACATTAGTTAGTAGCGTCTCTTTAGATACAGTAGAAATATCCTTTATTAAAATGTCCTCGAGATGCTGATTTTTTTCAATTGCTTTTAGGGCTGCATCAGCTGTGACAACGCCAAGTAAATGTTTCTTTTTATCTACAACAAAGATTGTGGAAATGCTCCTATCTTTCATTAGTTGTAGAGCAACACGAGGACCTTTATCTAGTTGAACCGTTTCAGGTGACTTCATCACATGTCCTGCTGTAAGAACTTTAGATAGATCAACATCCTCGACAAATCGTTCAACATATCGATTGGCTGGATTCATTAGAATTTCCTCTGGAGAACCAAT contains:
- a CDS encoding proline/glycine betaine ABC transporter permease, giving the protein MKMPRLPLADWVDVTVEWLTNHFEGFFEALSEGLEWLVDAIVQVLELDFVNIGGNEAISTFLLMLIFTLFAWKIGNWKLGIFTLFGLLLIDNLGYWAEMLETLSLVLTSVAISIIVGIPIGIWASQNNTVNRVITPILDLMQTMPAFVYLIPAIFFFNIGVVPGIVASVIFAMPPAIRLTTLGIKQVPNDLIEATHAFGSTTRQRLLKVQLPLAMPTIMAGVNQSIMLSLSMVVISSMVGAPGLGAEVYRAVTQIQTGMGFEAGISIVIIAIILDRLTQNIGKNKQGGRM
- a CDS encoding glycine betaine ABC transporter substrate-binding protein, yielding MFKKWSLFLLAVTVIASLAACGGADDKDKTEENAASSVGESVDFEIVGIDPGAGLMKSTAEVIEQYELEDWDLIEGSGAAMTAALKKAYEKEEPIIVTGWTPHWKFSKFDLKYLEDPKGIYGEAESIHTIVRTGLKEDHPVAYQILDQFNWTSEDMENVMVMIEEGMKPEEAASKWVEENKENVEKWTEGIKPVDGDEIEIAYVAWASEIASTNVVSKVLSDAGYDVTLRQVEAGPMWTGVADGSVDAHVAGWLPSTHEDYYNKYEGDFEDLGANLEGTKIGLVVPAYMDIDSIEDLKK